The following DNA comes from Acetobacter oryzifermentans.
GGCGGACGAGAAAGAAACCTTCTGGGATCTCGCCCGGTCCTCACTCATGGGATTTGCGCCATGAGTCTGTCCATTGGCATTCTGACCCATTCGACCAATCCGCGTGGCGGCGTGGTGCACGGCATGGCGCTAGCGGAAACTCTGTGTGACGCGGGCCACGATGCAACGCTGATCGCACCGGACGTGACAGGATCGGGTTTCTTCCGCAAACCCCGTTGCGCAACCTGGTGCATCCCAGCCGCGTCTGTAACTGATCTGCCGACACTGGTGGAGCGTCGTATTGGCGAAATCAGAGACGCATTGCGCGGACAGCATTTTGACGTGCTGCATGCGCAGGACCCGATCAGCGCCAATGCTTTGGCCGATCTGGTGCGGGAAGGGCGGATACCGGGCTTTGCCCGCACGGTCCACCATCTTGACCATTTCACGCACCCGGTCCTTGCCGCGCGGCAGGAACGGGGGATCAGGGCGGCGGCCGAACTGTTTACCGTCAGCACAATGTGGGAAGATGTCCTGCGCAACGACCATGGCCGCGAAGCTCCGGTCGTGGGCAACGGGGTTGATCCCGTGCGCTTTTCACCCGTAGCAACCGCGCACGATGCCGCGTTGCGAGCGCGGTATCATCTGCCTGCCGGTCAGCACCTGATCCTGTCCGTGGGCGGGATCGAGCAGCGCAAGAACACGCTGCACTTGCTCGACGCATTTCTGGCCCTTCGTTGCGAACAGCCTGATGTGCATCTGATTGTGGCAGGCGGGGCCTCGCTGCTGGATCATTCTGCCTACCGCACCCGATTCATGGAGCGTCTGCGCGAAAGCGGTGCGGCCGATCATGTCACCATCACCGGGCCAGTTGCTGATGAAGACATGCCTTCATTCTACCGGCAGGCGGACGTGTTGGCCTATCCATCCGTAACCGAGGGGTTCGGACTGTGCCCGCTGGAAGCCCTGGCTTGTGGAATCCCCGTGGTGGTGCCAGCCGCGCTACCTTTCACGGAACATTTTTCGGCAACGGATGCGCTGTGGTGCCAACCGGCGCACCCCGACACCTTGTTCATGGCGTTGCGCGACGCCCTGCGCGTCGAAAGCCGTGACCATTTCCGGCTCAGCGGCCCCGCAACAGCCCGCCGTTTCGACTGGGACAGCGTCGCCAGTCGGCATCTCCCCGCATATCGGCGTCTCGCGGCATTACAGCACGCTGACGTCCCGGCTTCAGGAGTTTTGTCACCATGCCCGAAATGACCTTTCGCGTGCGTTGGCCCGATGGGAACGAGACCGACTGTTACTCCCCATCGCTGGTCATAAGGGACCACTTCACACCCGGTCAGGATTATCCGGTCCGGGAGTTTCTTGAAAAGGCGGATACGGCTCTGACCCAGGCGAGCGAACGGGTTCGTGCCCGTTACGGCTTTCCGTGCAGTCGCGCCCTTGGCCAGCTGCACGTCATTCAGCAGAGCAGTGCGCCTTTCCTTAATCGACCCGATGCGCAGGTGCGCGTCCTGTCTTTCAGATACTGAGACGAAAAGAACGACCATGACACAGAACGAAAAAAGCATTCCTGTTATCATCGTGGGCGGCGGACAGGCTGGGCTCTCCCTGAGCTGGTATCTCTGTCGCGAAAAAGTGGATCATATCGTTTTTGAATCCAAGACCGCCTGTCACTCATGGGACGATGAGCGCTGGGACAACTTCTGCCTGGTCACACCGAATTGGCAATGTGAACTTCCCGGCCACCCATACAAGGGAAAAGATCCACACGGCTTCATGGTGAAGCAGGAAATCATTGAATACGTCAAAGGCTTTGTTAACTCGTTCAATCCCCCGCTGCGTGAACACACAGCCGTCACCTCCATCACACGTCATGAGGCCGGTGGCTATCGTGTGGTGGCGGGCGGTGAGACCTGGCACACAAAGCATGTGGTCATCGCCTCGGGAGCGTACCAGGATGCGGTGATCCCCGGATATGCGAGTGCTATCGATCCATCAATCTTTCAGGTTCACTCGCAGGATTACCGCAATGCGGCCCAGTTGCCTGAAGGGGCTGTCCTGGTCGTGGGCAGCGGTCAGTCCGGTGCACAGATCGTCGAGGACCTGTTCCTTGAAAAACGCAAGGTCCATCTGTGTGTCGGCTCCGCCCCGCGTGTCTCACGCTTTTACCGTGGCCGTGACGTTGTGGACTGGCTGGCGGATATGCACTTCTATGATCTGACGGTGGATAATCACCCCTTACGGGAAGGGGCGCGGGATAAGACCAACCATTATGTCACCGGCCGCAATGGGGGGCATGACCTTGATCTGCGTCTTTTTGCAAAAGAAGGGGTAGGATTGCATGGTACGCTTGAGACAATCCGTGATGAGGTTGCGCATTTTCTTCCAGATCTAAAGCAACATCTCGACGATGCGGACAAGACCAATGCAGACATCAAGAAATCCATTGATGCCTATATTGCTCGCGAAAACATCAATGCACCGACGGAAGCGCCTTACGTACCTGTCTGGCAGCCTGATGGAAGCAACACGCCGCTCGATCTGAAGGCCGCTGGAATCACATCGATCGTCTGGTGCATCGGCTTCCGTCCGAACTACCGCTGGATCGATGTGCCCGTCTTCAACGGTGCTAACAAGCCGGTCTGGCATCGGGGCGTGACGGATGCGCCGGGCTTTTATTTTCTTGGTCTGCCATGGCTGCATACATGGGGCTCCGGGCGGTTTTCCGGCATTTCCCGTGATGCTGCGTGGCTGGCCAGCCAGATCACCGGCAAAGACGTGCCCATAGCCTGATCGGAGTATGCGCCATGCTTCCATGGACAACTTATGAAGCGATGTATGATGCGGCACTGAACCAGCCAGAGGAATTCTGGCTCAGTGCGGCGCAGCGTATCACATGGAAGCAGGAGCCTGCGATGGCCTGCCGGGAGCGAACAGACGGTTGGCATGACTGGTTCCCTGACGGCACGCTCAATACCTGCCACAATGCCGTAGACCGGCATGTGGAGAATGGTCGCGGTGAGCAGGTAGCGTTGATCTGGCATTCTTGCGCCACCAAGGAACAGCAGGTCGTGACCTATCGCGAACTGCAGGACAGGGTGGCCGGATTTGCCGGCGGCCTACGCCTGCTCGGAGTGGAGAAAGGCGACTGCGTTCTGATTGCCATGCCGACCATGATCGAGACAGCCATAGCTATGTTGGCATGTGCGCGGATAGGGGCTGTGCATGTTGTGGTTTTTGCCGGTTATGCCGGACCGGAGTTGGCACGACGGATTGATGATGTGGCTCCGAAAGTCATTATCATTGCCAGTTGCAGCTTTCAGGGACAGACGCCCATTCCGTCTGCCCCTGCTCTGAATGATGCACTTGCTTTGGCAGCGTACCTGCCACAGGCTTGCGTGATTGTGCAACGCGCAGCATGTCGGACATCATTGATGCCATTGCGGGATCATGATTTCCATACGCTGGAACAGTCCACGTCTGTAGAGGCCGTCGTGCTACGCTCCGAAGATCCACTCTATATTCTTCACACATCTGGCACGACGGGGCACGCAAAAGGCATTGTGCGTGATAATGGCGGCCATGCTGTGGCTCTCGCCTTGTCCATGGACGTGATCTACGGCTGCGAACCCGGTGATACCTTCTTTACTACATCGGACCTTGGCTGGGTTGTTGGTCATTCCTATGGTGTTTATGCGCCGCTGATCAGCGGCTGTACCAGCGTCATCGTCGAAGGCGGTGCATCTGCGTCCGCCATTCGCACGCTCTGTCATGAGCATGGAGTGAAATGCCTGTTTACCACGCCCACTCAGATGCGTCTCATGCGACAGGAGAGCCGTCATCTGTCAGAGGTGATCCTGCCCGCTCTTGCCCGTGTTTTCGTAGCTGGAGAGTATGCGGATCCGACGTTGCTGGAGTGGGCTCGATCCTACTTTCGCACACCTGTGGTCAATCACTGGTGGCAAACGGAAACGGGATGGAGCATCACCGCGCATTTCTTCGGTCTACCCGAACGTGAGCCAGTTTCTCTCATGAATGACATCGGGCGGCCTGCGCCGGGATTTCGTCCGGCCATCGTGCCCTCCATACCCGGTGAGCAGTGCGGGGAGATCGTTCTTTCGCTGCCGTTACCGCCTGGGTGTCTCGCTGGAATATGGAAGAATGGGGCTATCCGTGTTCCGTCCGCTTATCTTGATGAAACGCGCAGGTATTACCGCACCTTCGATGAAGGCATGATTCAGGCCAACCGCGCAGTTCATATGCTCGGACGTTCCGATGATGTCATCAAGGTTGCAGGAAGGCGGATTTCCGGCGTGCAGATCGAAAAGATCATCGCCACCCATCCTGCCGTTCACGCGTGTGCCGTGGTCGCAATTCCAGATGAACTGAGAGGGCAGCGACCTATCGCTTATGTCGTTCCTGATTCCGAGGCGGAATGTATGCCTTCTTCCGAGGAAATCGTTGCGCGGATCAACGAAGTCCTCGGGCGTTGGGTTGGTCTGAAAGAAGTCCGCTTCGTCGGGCGATTGCCAACCACCGTATCCGGAAAAATTACGCGAAAACGCTTGCTGGTGTCCTAATGGTACCAACATGGCCTTCTGTGTAAGGGGTGACCAGATCTTAGATGGCCTGACCACCGGAGACTTCAATCCGTTGTGCATTCACCCAGCGATTGTCCTCGGAGAGCAGCGATGCGATCATGGGGCCGATATCGTCTGGCAGTCCTGGACGTCCAAGCGCGGTTACTTCCGCGATGTGGTGAGCAATCTCGGGGTTATCGCGTACCATACCTCCTGAGAAATCTGTCTGAATTGCACCTGGCGCTACTGTGTTAACAGCAATGCGGCGCGGTCCGAGTTCCTTGGCCATGTAATGCGTCATGACTTCCACGGCGCCTTTCATAGCAGCGTACGCAATCCAGCCAGGATAGGCAAAGCGTGTCAGTCCAGATGAGATGTTCACGATCCGGCCACCGTTCGCGATCAGCGGCAAAAGTGTCTGCGTCAGGAAAAATGGACCCTTGGCATGTATGCGGTAGGCAGCATCGAAATCTTCTTCTGTCACCTCGCCGAATAGCCCGCTATGGGACGTACCTGCCATGTTGACCAGATAATTGAAACGTTCGCTTCCCCATACGCGCAGCACGCGCCGGACTTCGTCGGCAAAGGCAGGAAAGGCGTGCGTATCTCCAGTATCGAGTTGCAGAGCGACTGCACGGGCTCCGCTGTGCTGGACACTTTTGACCACTTCATCAGCTGCGGATTTGTTGGTGTGATAGGTAAAGAGAGATGAGACGCCGCGTTGGGCGAGAGCTTCAACGGTTGCGCGGCCCAGTCCACGGCTTCCGCCCGTGACAATGGCAATGGTGTGTGCTTCTGGCATGGATATCTCCATCTGTTGAGAAACCTATCTTGGCCATAACGATGTCTGTTCGATAAGATCACTCTTTCCGTCAGCATTGTTTTGCTCCATGAAACAATCCTATGGACAGGTTTGCGACACTTAATCTCTTTTTGCGCATTGTTGATCGTGGCAGTTTCACTGCCGCCGCTGCGGACTGCGGTATTTCGCGTCCGGTAGCGACTGCAGCGATCAAAAGATTGGAACAAAGACTTGGCACGCGGTTGCTACATCGCTCAACACGTCATGTTCGACCTACCGAGGAAGGCGCTACCTACTATCGCCGGTGTGTGGCGATCCTGGCGGATCTTGAGGATGCAGATCGTGGCGCGAGTGGTGCTGTAGCAGGTCTGTTGCGGGCCCATGTGATTGGGCGTCTGGCGCGGATGATCCTGCTACCAGCGCTTCCAGATTTTATGACAAGGCATCCGGCATTGACCGTTCATCTCGGTGAGGGCGAACGGTTTGTTGATTTGGTGCGCGAAGGGGTGGACTGCGTTGTACGGGCTGGAAGCCTGTCGGACAGCGACATGATCGTCCGGCCTCTCGGCGTGATGGAGGAGGTGACGCTCGCCAGCCCAACCTATCTGGCGCGGCACGGAATGCCTGCCTCTCCTGACGATCTCGAGGGGCATCAGATGATCGGCTTCGTATCCTCACGTACCGGCCAGCCCCTGCCATTGGAGTTTACGCGCGGAGAGGATGTGATTGAGAGGTCACTCCCTGCACGTTTGTTGGTCGGGGGCGTGGATACCTATGCCGAAGCAGCCAGGCTCGGTTTTGGCATCGTGCAGGTTCCACGCTATGGATTTGCCGATGATCTTGCAAATGGCACCTTGATCGAGGTTCTCCCTGATTTCCCTCGGTAATCCCCCCATTTTTAGTGGGGCATTGAATGAGAATTCAGGCAGCTGTTTTTAGTTTCTGGGCGGGGGTTAGCCCGCTGTTCCCCATGTTGGGTCTGTCATGGTTATATGTCCAGAGCCATTGTGTTGCGACCTCCTGTACGTCCTGAATGCTTTCAAACAAATACTGCTCCAGCCATTCCTGCCGGACAGTTCTGTTGTAGCGTTCAATATAGGCGTTCTGCTGCGGATTACCCGGTTGCGTATAGATCAGGGTAATCCCCTGTTTTTCGGCCCATGAAACCAACGTATGACTGACATATTCAGGGCCATTATCCATTCGGATGGCTTCTGGCCTGCCACGCCACTCCATAACCTGTTCCAGACAGCGGACAACCCGACAGGCTGGCAGGGAAAAATCACCCTCGATCGCCAGTCCTTCACGATTGAAGTCATCCAGAATGTTCAGGAGCCGAAAAGCACGTCCATCCATCAGCCTGTCCGCCATAAAATCCATGGACCAGACCCTGTTGGGAAGGGCCGGAACCGACAGCTTTTCAGGCTTTTCGCGAACCAGACGCCTGCGGGGTTTAATCCGCAGGTTGAACTCCAGTTCCCGATAGATCCGATAAACCCGCTTATGATTCCAGAGCTGTCCCTGCACATTGCGCAGATACAGGAAACACAGACCAAATCCCCATCTCCTGTGAGCCTGGGTCAGTCCCACCAGAAGAGCGGCAATCCTGTCGTTCTCCGCTGCCAGTCGCGGACGATAGCGAAAGCAGGTCTCGGATATCCCAAAAATCCGACAGGCCAGCGCAATGCTGACCCCATGATGCGCCACAGCCTGTGCGGCCAGTTCCCGGCGCTGGGCTGGCCGCTTCATTTTTTTCCCAGGGCTTCCTTCAGGATATCCGTCTGCATGCTCAGATCCGCATACATGCGCTTCAGCCGACGGTTCTCCTCTTCCAGAGCCTTCATCTGACTGATCATCGAAGCATCCATGCCGCCATATTTCGCGCGCCACCGGTAAAACGTGGCGTTGCTGATCCCATGCTCCCGGCACAGGTCAGGAACCGGGACACCGCCCTCAGCCTGGCGGATCACACCCATGATCTGGGCGTCAGTAAAGCGATCACTCTTCATCAGAATCTCCTCAATTCTTACGCTGAGAAAATTCTCATTCAAAAATCACTCTTTTTATGGGGGGATTACCCTACTTCGTCGAACCAAACCTTTCTGGTCGCGCGGCAACCCGGCCTGAGACCTATCGGTCCTTCGGTCTCCGGTTTCCCATGAAAAAGCGAAGCGACACAAAAGAGCAATTTAAACGCAGGGTTTCCGGCCAGCAGGAGAAAGACACCCCCGGTGTACAACAGGAAGGCGCTTACTGGCTGCTTGGTTCGAATGCAACGCAAGCCGGGTCTCTTCATTGCGACCTCTGGCGCGGGCGGGCGATTGACCTCGCCTTGCATGATGCTATTGGGGTCTATCCTGTTACCGGCTGGTGGAAAACTCATCCCGGTCAGAAGAGGTTCAATGACAAGGGGCGTTATGCTTTGGTTGTTTCAATTTCCGCACCTGGACATAATGTCGATATGCATGCTGAGATTAGTGCCATCGTTGCCGCCAAGATAGCCTCGATGGTCACTTCGTAACCATTGGCTTGAGAAGTATGGTGGATTGCTTCTGAAGTTTCTTTGCGCATTGTCCTTTAAGTGCCGAGTATTTTGCCGTCTGTGAACGCCTCTTTTCTGCCGTTTCCGCAACCGATCAGGTTTCTCGAATGCAGACATCAGCATCGACCATCTTTCGCTTCATTTGTACCAACAGCTGTGATACATATGTGCATACACGCAAGGAGGCTTTGTATGTCTGCTGTTACATTCCGGGTAGATGAAACGCTGAAGGCAGCCGCAGTTAAGAAGTTGTCGGCTCAAGGCATTTCACTTTCTGACGCACTGCGCGATACGCTCGCGTATATTGCTGAAACGGGTCGCTCTCCCGTCAAGCGGAGGCTTGTCACAGACGAGGATGCGGAGCTTATCGAGATTGTGCGCGAACGCCTAAAAAACCCTGCCCAAAAGCATCGTATGACTTTTGCAGAGCTTAAGAACCGTCATCGCGAATGAAAGAGTATTGTCTTGAATTCGACGACAGAGCACTCAGAGAGTGGGATGCTCTTGACGGCAGCGTGCGTAAGAAATTTGAAAAGAAGCTGGAAAAGCTGATCTGGAACCCTCACTCTCCAGGAAACGAACTGCATCGCGACCTATCAGGGTTTTATAAGATCAAGCTTCTGAAAGATGGTTACCGCCTTGTTTATCAGGTCATCGACGAACGGATCGTCATCTATGTAATTGCCGTTGGCCGGAGAGCCGATAATGAGATTTATGAACTGGCTTCGAAGCGAACGGAGTGAATTTACTTTCTTGGTAGAAAGTCAGCTCCCGCCTCATGTCGGTCATACAGTTGGTCAAATCGCTTTCCGTATAGCAGACATGACCATTACAAATTCCACTTGCCATCGAGGTGGCTATAAAGATGTCGGCAGCGTCGAGAGAGCGATCGGAGATAGTCGCATGCTTCACTACCTAAATTCTTAAAATGGATGAAGCAGATTTTTCAGCGGGCGATATCCGCATCATACAGGCGATGGCTGACTTCCAAATGGCCCTCAGCGCGCTCGACTTCGTTTCAGAGGTCAGTCCTGATGAACCGATTTCGCGGATCGAGCGTCGGCGCCTACGATGCTTTGAGGACGCCGCTGTCGTCGCATACTGGCGACCATTTTCCTACTCAAATGGGCTGCCAAAGCTCACGCTGGAGACGTTGGGCATCACGGCTACCACCGAGCAGTTGACCCTCCACGAGCGGCTGAAGGAGAGGCGTAACAAAGTCATTGCTCACACGGATGTCGATCGTATGCGCCTTGTGCTCAGCACATTCAGAGTGTCTGAAGATTCAGAAATCATGATGCCTCAATATAATTTCGACGATGCGCTAGAATTCTACCCGAACCTAGATACATTAATCATGTGGATACGCATCCTACATCAGGCCGCTACCAGAGCGATTTTCAAGCGCGTGCAAGGGCGGCGAGAGATTCATTTCAAGCGCGACCACACCGACCAAGGTTAGCCGAAGGCCCCTCTCTCACCGCTTTTGCAGACCGGCGGCTTTCGCGTAACGATGCCCCAAAGCCGACCTTCAGTTTACCCCCCAAACCAGCCCGTAGCGCTCCAGCAGATCGTCAATCTCCGTTCCGTGCGTCAGATGCCGGATCAGCCCCGACGCCGGTACCTTCTCTCCGTCCCGCAGTTCCGCTGCCGCCTGTAGCAGCATCCGGACATCGAAAATGCCGCCCGACACTTCCGGCACAGCCCGCCTGACGCCACACAGCGTATAGACCGCCTCCATCGCCGTGCGGACGGAATATTCCGTGGTGAAGACCGTATCGCGTGGCGTTTCGGTGAACTGCCCCAGAAAGGCCAGGTTGACGCTTCCATCCGGCACCACGTTCGGCCGGTCCGCCGGTGCGCGCGGCATGAACTGCGCCGTGATGAACGGCATCATGCACGGACGCGTCGTCGCCCCTGTCGCTGCCATATCGTCGATCTGGTCCATCGGCACGCCCATATGGAACAGCCACTCACGGGTGATTTCCTCCCCCGTGCAGTCCTGCATGGGCTTTTTCACGTAATCACCCGGCACGTCACTGAACAGACCATAGAGCCAGGCCACCACCTGACTTTCGGGCTGCCCTTTGAAATGGGGCTGACGGCTGACCACCCAGCTCATCAGCCAGGATGAATCGGCAATCGTGACCGGGCCACCCGTGATGATTTTCCCAGAAAACGGATCACGCCCCGTAATCCGCTTTACAAGCTCAGGAATCCGCGCATCCCGGGTCGTAACGGTTGCCGACAGCCAGCGGGATTTTGTTGTATCGCCACAGAAAACATCCGGGTTGCCGAATGCGGAATCCTGCGCTGCGATATTCCGCCAGAGCTGCCAGATGCTCCCCTCTTCGATAGCCGTGTCAATCGGCGCAGGTGTATGATGGTCGCCCCAGCGCGAATTCTCCACCATGGAACCGTTGGTCACGAACACCAGTTCCTCTGGCCCAAGATCAACACCGGCGGACGCGCCATTGTCCAGCCAGTCGAGATGGGTCGCAACTTTCTTTCCGCCAGAAACATCAACAGCAACATTTGTCACCTTCACGCCATGACGGAACACGACGCCCTGATCGGCAAGCCATGTGGCCAGTGGTTGGCTCAGGGATTCCTGTTGGTTGTATCTGGTGAACTTCAGCGTATGCAGATCCTTCAGTCCGAGAATCTGATGCACGAACCGTGCGAGGTAACGCTTCATCTCAATAGCGCTGTGCCAGGTCTCGAACGCAAACATCGACCGCCAGAACAGCCAGAAGTTCGAAGCCATGAAATCGCCGGACAGCACATCCGCGATCGTCTTTCCCGCCAGTTCGTCCTCATCGGTCAGAATGAGGGTAATGATCTCGCGTCGCGCCTTTCCCGTGAGCGTCAGCCTGTCACGATCAGCGAGGGGCTGCCCTTGATTACACATGGCGCGGATCGGACTGGTGGATGGATCGGCCTGATTGACCTGCCAGACCTCATCCAGCACCGATGCGCCGGGAATTTCCAGAGACGGAATGGAACGGTACAGATCCCACAGACACTGGAACTGCTCTTCCATCTCCCGACCGCCGCGGATCAGCCAGCCGGTCTCCGCATTCCCCGCTCCGTCCAGCGCGCCGCCGTCGCTGTCCGAGGCTTCAAGAATGGTGATGGCTGAAGGCGTCATGCCTGCATCCCGGATCAGGAACGCCGCCGCCGCCATGCCCGCCAGTCCTCCGCCCACGATCCACGCTGACCATCCTGCCATATCCTGTGGCGCAGGGGGTTGGACAAAAGCCTCATAATTGCTGTGGGCATATCTCATGGCGCGTGTCCTTTTCCGGAAAAGGGCCGATGGCGGGCGGCATTGCTATTCATACGACCCCCAATGACCCGATCTGTCCTTGCGATGTATCAAGTGCTGTAAACAGGAATACCTCTCCCCGCAAGAGGGGACCGGTGCCGGTTTATGCTCCACCACAGGCTCATGCGACAGCGCGCCCGGCAGGGAAAGGCAGGCCAGAAGCCCCGCCAGAACCAGAAGAAACAGACCGGACCACCAGCCATACAGAAAGGCGCCGGCCACGCCGCCCAGCGTGAAGGACAGCACGATGGCGGCATGCAGACCCAGGCGTTCGCGCGTACCGGTCCGTCGGGCCGGGTCAACCGGATGGAAAAACCCTTCCAGCCAGTCCGCCAGTTCCAGCCCCACATCGGTGAGCATTCCTGTCATATGGGTGGTGCGGACACGCGCCCCGGAAATGCGTGTGACCGTGGCGTTCTGGAGCCCCATGAGGAAACTCAGCCCGTAGGCCAGCACCGGATCCCGTGGCTGGGCCGAAAACAGAAAATCCACAGCCCCCAGAAGCCCAAGCAGGCAGGCTTCCAGCAGAATGCTCCGTGCGTAGATCGACGGCAGGTTGTGGCGACGGCCCGCATTGACCAGCAGCGCGGACAGCACCGCGCCGGCGACGAAGGCCAGTATCAGACCGCAGCAGGACAGGACCAGTTCCATGCGCCCTTCATGCAGGCCACTCGCCAGTGCGGAGACATTGCCTGTCATATTGGCCGAATAATAGCCTACGGCCAGAACCCCGGCAGCGTTCACTGCACCGGCGATGGCCGCCAGCGTACAGCCCAGACGCCTGTCGATGCTGGCGTTGCGCTCCGAGCCCTCGTGAACAAGCACCTGTGCCTCCCGTCGTGACTGACCGCATGAGGGGGGACTCCGTGTTTATCGGTTTCCCCGGACAGCGATCTTTTTTATGAGCGGGATGGTAACAGCCCGCCCTCTTTCGACAAAGCGTCCTGTTTTCAATTTCTTAGGACGATATCTTCCCGGATTGTGAATTGCCACAGATGTGGCGCGATACGCTGCTCCGAAAGATGAATGTTGACTCCCCACACCAATAAAGAACAAATAAGGAACATAAAATCAGGAAATTTGCCTGCACAAGGAACACCGAGCCGTGACATGACTGCTGAAACCCAGAAAAAACCTGGCCTGGAGACGCTTCGGGCGGCGATCAGCCGTCTCGAAGGTCACAGCGACCGGCGCCGCAAGGTGCTGCCCTTTGGCGTACGCGAGATCGACAGTCGTCTGCCGGGAGGCGGTCTGGCGCTGGGCGCGCTGCACGAGGTG
Coding sequences within:
- a CDS encoding oleate hydratase, which codes for MRYAHSNYEAFVQPPAPQDMAGWSAWIVGGGLAGMAAAAFLIRDAGMTPSAITILEASDSDGGALDGAGNAETGWLIRGGREMEEQFQCLWDLYRSIPSLEIPGASVLDEVWQVNQADPSTSPIRAMCNQGQPLADRDRLTLTGKARREIITLILTDEDELAGKTIADVLSGDFMASNFWLFWRSMFAFETWHSAIEMKRYLARFVHQILGLKDLHTLKFTRYNQQESLSQPLATWLADQGVVFRHGVKVTNVAVDVSGGKKVATHLDWLDNGASAGVDLGPEELVFVTNGSMVENSRWGDHHTPAPIDTAIEEGSIWQLWRNIAAQDSAFGNPDVFCGDTTKSRWLSATVTTRDARIPELVKRITGRDPFSGKIITGGPVTIADSSWLMSWVVSRQPHFKGQPESQVVAWLYGLFSDVPGDYVKKPMQDCTGEEITREWLFHMGVPMDQIDDMAATGATTRPCMMPFITAQFMPRAPADRPNVVPDGSVNLAFLGQFTETPRDTVFTTEYSVRTAMEAVYTLCGVRRAVPEVSGGIFDVRMLLQAAAELRDGEKVPASGLIRHLTHGTEIDDLLERYGLVWGVN
- a CDS encoding YoaK family protein gives rise to the protein MLVHEGSERNASIDRRLGCTLAAIAGAVNAAGVLAVGYYSANMTGNVSALASGLHEGRMELVLSCCGLILAFVAGAVLSALLVNAGRRHNLPSIYARSILLEACLLGLLGAVDFLFSAQPRDPVLAYGLSFLMGLQNATVTRISGARVRTTHMTGMLTDVGLELADWLEGFFHPVDPARRTGTRERLGLHAAIVLSFTLGGVAGAFLYGWWSGLFLLVLAGLLACLSLPGALSHEPVVEHKPAPVPSCGERYSCLQHLIHRKDRSGHWGSYE